The nucleotide sequence CTGCCTCGGCACCGGGAAGTCCTAGAGGGCCGACCGGACCGATCTGGCTCAATCAGATAGCCGAAGACCATGTGATGTGCCTCCTCCGACACCTCGTCCCAGGTGTCCGGAGTCACGATCATGACCTCGCGCATCAAGCCAGATCTGACGCGTCCTCCGGAACGAGCCCGCTCATCCGCGGCCTCGAAGACCGGATGCCTCTTGGGTGCTGTCCGTGTCTGACTCGGCTAATCACCCGGGCGACGGCCCCGCAACGCCGCCCAGACCCAGGAGGCCGGGCGGGTTCAAACGGAGTTCTCGGCCGGGACGCCGGTACACGAACGCCATCGCATCAGACTCAGGAGCCTGGGACAGGCAATGGCGGTGGCCAAGTTGGGCGCGGTCCGAAGAACCGGAGATGCGCTAGGAGTCCGAGTGCACGAAGGACTACTCGGGTCAACATGCCTCGTCACAATCGGCTGCGGGCCGGACGCCGCGTACGAAGATCTGGCGGATCACGGATCCGTCGTGTTGCGACCGGAGCCCGACCCCTTCCTGGCGCGACGCACGGCTCCCTCCGAGAGGGCTGAAGCTGGCGGGGAGCGTTACGTCGGAGGGGCCCGCATCGTCCTGGGGCGCTCCTGGATTGAGCCGGCCGACACAGACGCCCGGGCTACAGCTCAATTAACACTACGGGCGGGGCTCGCCCTTGTAGGCACGCAGCGCGGGGCTCTGCCTCGTATCGGCGGATCTCACTCCAGAGAATGCCGCAGAATAAGGCCGAGGGACCAAAGCTCTCCGGGCGGTCTTCAACTGTTGGTGGGGAAGAATTCCCAAAGGTCGGCTGGGAAGTTCGTGACGATGACAGTCAACAGTTGGAACCTAACACCGTAGGTGCGGCCCGATCCGCCGTGACGGACCCGTCACCTGATCCTGCGAACCTGATGTCGAACGAGTGAGAGGGTATTCACTGTCGCCGTTGAATGGTCGTGCGAGACTTGCATGTCTTTTCGAAAATGCTCCTGTAGCCATCTGGGGGGTATTGTGTTCGCAAGGTGGCGAGATTCCCGTAAATTATGCTTCAATAGCATTAGAAGGGTGTCGTTGGGTCTAATGACAGCGGCATTGGTTACGGCATGTGCCAGCATCATGATTGCCCTCGTGGCCTACTGGTTGAACCATCAAGGAGAGGTCCGTAGATCTCTTCAGCAAGCGCGAATCGACAGGGTGAACAGTCAACTAAAAGACCTTTACGGTCCACTTCTCGTTCTCGCCGAAACGAACGAGAAAGCGTGGAACGAATATCGGAGACGATACATTGAACCGGTTGGTGCAATTTCAGCCGGAAGTTCGCTCCCGGAAGCAGAAGAGACGCGATGGCGTACGTGGATTAAATCTGTGTTCGCGCCGATCGCCCAACAAATACGAGAGATTATCACGACACAAGGGGATCTGATCATCGGAGTCGAAATGCCTCCTGTGGTTCTAGAATTTTGTGCTCACACGGCGACGTATCAGGCGCTTATGGAGGACTGGGAAGGTGCGGGTCGCGATAAATCCACTTTGATCCGCCATCCGGGGGGTCAGTTTCTATTTTACGTGCGAGACTCGTATGAGTCGCTGAAGGCGGAACAGGCGCTCCTGCTTAGGTCAGTGCGTGAGTCCGGCTGATTCGAGTTTGACGATCAATCTGCCGCCTAGAAGGGCATCGCGATGAAAGTATTTCTGAGTTGGTCAGGGGAGCGCTCCAAGAAAACTGCCGAGGCTCTGTGGTCCTGGTTGCCGGATGTACTCCAGTACATTAATCCATGGCTCTCCAGTCTGGACATCTCGGCAGGGAGCCGGGGCGTCCGAGAGATTACTGACGAGCTTTCCGAGACGAACTTCGGAATCATCTGTGTAACCCCAGAGAATCAAAATTCGACCTGGATCAATTTCGAGGCTGGAGCCCTCTCCAAGCAGGTTGATGGTGGCTGCGTCGTTCCATTCCTGGTGGGTATGAGGATGACTGACCTGATTAGCCCTCTCAGTCAGTTCCAGGCCGTCAACGGTGGCAGTATGGAAGATGCACAGAAACTTCTGTTCGACATCAACGACGCTGCAGGGAATTTGGCCATCTCTCGCGAAAGGCTAGAGCGAGCATTCCAAAGAAGTTGGCCAGATTTCGAGAGCATTGTAAGCAGTGTCAAGGAAAGATCCTCGGAAGATGGCCTCTCGGATTCCGTCCGACGCTCCGAGGCTGACATGACGGAGGAGATCCTTCTGATTTCTCGCCAACTTGATCATCGGATGGCCGATCTTGAGAGGTATACACTACGAGTGGACGGCACTTCGAGGCGGCCGCCTCGGGAGATTCGCCGTATCAGCGAAGAGAAATTCATTTCTTTGTCATTCGCTAAGATTGGCTGGGAGGCCCTCAGTTCCTCTTGGGAGGGCGAGAATGTGACTATTGTGGCGCACAGTCCAGACAGGCCTTCGCATTCGATTTCCCGCGACTTTATCGAACGACTCGCGAAATCTCTTGGCCGAGAAGTAATCGTATTCGGGGAATCCGGGAAGGTTATCGTTCGCAGCAGTCGTGCCTGAAATCCTTCCTGAAGGAAGAGGTTCGTGGATATCGCCCTACGTTCTTGGCGGATACGGAGTAGCTGGCGCAGCAGTGCAGACGAGTTTGCGTGATGCAGCACCGGTAGGCACCAATCAAAGTCAGAATTTGTATTTTAGACCGATGTCGAGAGATCCGCCGATGTGACTCTGGACCAGATCACTTGAACTCAAATGGCAATTTGATTGGCATCGGCATTTTCTCCGTCTTCTTCAGTCGATGAAGACGCAGGTCTCCAGCCTTCTCCGGATCGACCCAGGCATTCCATGCTTTGATGTAGATTGCCACCTGATCGCGCATGTTCATCTTGCGCTTGGAACTGCGCTTCTGGATGTCTTTCGCCACCTCTCGTAGCGCAAGCCTCGCATCGTGGGGGTCCAGGCTCGCTCCTGACTTGAGGCCAGAGATCCATGATTCGATCTCTGCGGCGGGCGCCGCCTCAGTGGTCAAGTAGACCCCCGTTGACACTGCGGGCCAACTCGCGAACAGGTACTTTGAAAGCTCACGACCGATGGTGACCGATTCTCTGTAACCTTCTGGATCCTCGTTGTATGCCGCTAGGATTTGGTCATTGGAAACGCGAGCCTGGGGGCCTCTCCAAGGGGCGTTCGACATCGTCTTGAAGAGAATTACATGGCGGACGGTAGAGGAAAGCTGGGGCAAGTTCTTCTCGCCTGTCGAAAAGAGGGTGTCTGCGCCACTGCGACGCTTTCCGATGTCAAGAACTGGGAAGACTTCTTTTGATAGCCCCTCAAAAATGATCATCTCTACTGTGGTCTTTGCCTCCATAATTGCGTGGAGGCGGTGCTGGCCGTCGAGAAGTGCCCCATCGCTGTCGAAGGCGATTCCCTGGTGGGTTAGCTTCCATTCTCCTCGTAGAATTGTTTCCGCCAGCACTTTAACTTGACTCATATTCAGGCGTCTGTTTACTGCAGCCTTGGTCAGAAAAGATTCGGCGAGTTCGGGGGTTACCTTGGCGATTCGTGAGACGAGTTCATCGTTTGGTTCCTCCGGCCCCGCATCGTTGATAGTCATCCAGTCATCGTAAGTTGTCGGCGACAAGGCTCCTCGCCTTTGATCATAGGTGACAAATACTGTGCCATCTACATCCTCTGATGATTCATTTATGCGGGTTCTGGTTGCATCCTTGCGCATCGGCATAACGCCCCGACTGAGTGACCAAGACGAACAACGAACAGGATTAGAAGCTTGGGGCCACTTGGCCGCACGTTGCACCCCACGGACCACCGGGGTGGGTCTTTCCGATAGCCGGATCGTGAGCCTGGGGAGATTGCTGACATCGCCCGGGCAGTTCTCGCGCCGATGCTTCCACCTGTGCGACGGACTCGCGGTCGGCCTGTGACAGACCGTCCACGGGCGCTTCGCCCGCTGGAGCCGTCCCGCTGGGGTCGTCATGCCAGGTGGCGTGCTGCCAGGGCCGGGATCGTGGCGATCTTCTCCGGTGTAAGGGCCGACCAGTCGA is from Streptomyces sp. NBC_00370 and encodes:
- a CDS encoding TIR domain-containing protein codes for the protein MKVFLSWSGERSKKTAEALWSWLPDVLQYINPWLSSLDISAGSRGVREITDELSETNFGIICVTPENQNSTWINFEAGALSKQVDGGCVVPFLVGMRMTDLISPLSQFQAVNGGSMEDAQKLLFDINDAAGNLAISRERLERAFQRSWPDFESIVSSVKERSSEDGLSDSVRRSEADMTEEILLISRQLDHRMADLERYTLRVDGTSRRPPREIRRISEEKFISLSFAKIGWEALSSSWEGENVTIVAHSPDRPSHSISRDFIERLAKSLGREVIVFGESGKVIVRSSRA